Genomic segment of Desulfobacteraceae bacterium:
ATTCCAGCAGCGCGTCGGGGGTCCCCAGAAACTTGATCGCAAGGCCCGCGGCCGCCTCTTCCAGAAACGGCAGGAAAACGGGGGAGGCGACGGCCACTTGGGCGTGGCAGTTGATTAGCAGCCGGCGCAGCTGATCGACGTAGGCCCGGTGACCGCCCAAACGGATTGACGCCGGCAGCGGCACCGGAACCATGCCGGCATACTGACAGCCGTAAAAAAGACGCATGAAGCCCGGGTCGGTTTCGGCCACCACCGCCACTGTGGCGGATCGTTGGAGGTTCAGGCCGAGCAGCCGTCGGGCGATCGCGATGGCATCTTCTCTCAACTCGGCGTATGCTAGCGCATAGCCCAGTTTGCCCCTGGCCGTGTAAAAGTTGTAGCCCGTTTTGCCCAAAGCTGCATATTCCAACGCCTCGGTCAATGTGGCAAAATCACCATATCTCAGCGCCAACCCCTGTTCAGTGGGTGTTGCCTCAAGCATAATTGCCGTTTCCTTTCACCAGGGTGGGCTGTTGTATCAGCCAGCTCCTTACGCCAAGGTCATAAAGAGTTTTCATGGTGATATTCTTTTCACGCACCCGTCAACGGGGCGGGATCGGTTTTCGCCTTGACTCATGTCGTCTAGACCGTTGCCAGCCTGGTTTTCGGGCGAGGAGTCTTTGATTGCGCGCGCAGCCTGCCTCCACACGGGAGCGGCCTCAAAAAAAAACATCTGCCCTTTTGAGGGTTAGATGTGCTTTGCATGGATGCTGCAAGATCAGTCTCAAGGCGTTTATTTAAATTTTAAGGGTCTGTTTATCTTGCGTATCCTGTAGATGTTGCCCCGTAATACAGATACAGCGGGATTTATTTAATTTCTCATTATATAGCTTTTATTAAAAACAATCAAACAAAAATTCCATATTTTTTCGTAAACGGCCCGTGTTGGCGGCTCTGGAATTCTTCGGCGGCTGTCCCCCGGCCCATTAAGCCAGCCGTTTGAAAGACTTTTCCAGAAAACGCACCGACCACTGAATCCAGGTGGGGCGGCCGTGGGGGCAGTGCGACGGGTTGTCGCAGGCGTCCAGCTGGGCGAGCAGGGACTGAATCTGGGCGGGGCTCAGGGTCTGATGGGCGCGGATCGCGCCGTGGCAGGCGATGACCATCAGGCATTCGTCCAGGGCGGCGGGGACATCCGGTGCCAGGCCAGTTTCGGCCATTTTCTCCACCAGCGCGGTGACCAGCGGCCGGATTTCACCGCCTGCCAGCATGGCCGGGACGGCCTTGACCGCGAAGGTGTTGCCTCCGAAGGGCTCGATCTCAAGCCCCAACGCGGCCAGACGCGGCAGCAGCCCCTCGAGGAGCTGGGCTTCACGGAAGCCAAGCTCCACCGTCTCCGGCACCAGCAGCCTCTGGCTGGGCTGGCTGGACCGGCCGGCGCGGTGCGCCTTGAGCGCTTCGAAGAAGATGCGCTCGTGGGCGGCGTGCTGGTCGATCAGGATCAGGCCCTCGGGTGATTCGCAGACGATATAGGTGGCGTGCAACTGCCCGATCACCCGCAGGCTGCCGAAGCGCTGGGCGCGCCAGAGATCGGCTTGGCGGGCGGGGGGCGCCGCAGCGCTCGGGGACGGGCTGGCTGCGGAGGCCGGCAGGTCCAGTGGTGCAGCGGGCGGATGGCCGAACGTCGGGCGGGGTTCGGCCACCGTTTTTTCCGCGGCCTGCGTCCCGTCGGCGGCCGGTGGCAGCTGCCGGTGGGCGGAAAAGGCCGTGGCCGGCGGCTGCCATCGGGGCGCATCGGCGTTTTGCAGGGCATGGGCCACGGCTTTCACGATCACGTCATGCACCTCTTTGGGGTGCGCAAAACGAATCTCATGCTTGGTCGGGTGCACGTTGACGTCCACCTGATCGAAGGGGACCGTCACAAACAAGACCCCCACCGGAAACTGGCCTTTCATCAGGCGCCCGCGAAAGCCTTCGAAAAGGGCGTGCTGAACCACCCGGTCGCGCACGAAACGCCCGTTGACATAGACAAAGATGCCCCGCGAGGTGGTTCGCGTAAAGCGCGCGGAGGCCACCCAGCCGTGGCCGCGGGCGTGGCTGTCGTCGAAT
This window contains:
- the mutL gene encoding DNA mismatch repair endonuclease MutL → MARIRILPEILSNKIAAGEVVERPAAVVKELVENSLDAGSRRVSIEIGQGGRSLIRVADDGSGMSRDDALLALERYATSKIFKDQDLFAIQSLGFRGEALPSIASVSRFTLVSREADADTATEITVEGGRIQKVVETGAPPGTMVSVRQLFFNTPARRKFLKTVSTEMGHIADAVANIAMGWPGIQFKLTHNGKTVKSWPPAAAPLDRVADILGRELQPALQAFQFDDSHARGHGWVASARFTRTTSRGIFVYVNGRFVRDRVVQHALFEGFRGRLMKGQFPVGVLFVTVPFDQVDVNVHPTKHEIRFAHPKEVHDVIVKAVAHALQNADAPRWQPPATAFSAHRQLPPAADGTQAAEKTVAEPRPTFGHPPAAPLDLPASAASPSPSAAAPPARQADLWRAQRFGSLRVIGQLHATYIVCESPEGLILIDQHAAHERIFFEALKAHRAGRSSQPSQRLLVPETVELGFREAQLLEGLLPRLAALGLEIEPFGGNTFAVKAVPAMLAGGEIRPLVTALVEKMAETGLAPDVPAALDECLMVIACHGAIRAHQTLSPAQIQSLLAQLDACDNPSHCPHGRPTWIQWSVRFLEKSFKRLA